The genomic segment TTTCagtaaatgcattaaaaatgtgttgttcTGTTAATGGAGTAATATGCGTTTcatttaacttataaaatattatagtacgtgTGAGATTACTAATCATTAAACTGTTCTCATTTCCGTTGAACTTTGGAATGTCTAGATTGTACGTCTCTATAATCTGTCTAATGGCCGGATGAGTAATTATCATATCGTTCgaaattggtaaaaataaattagtgttCTCATCGGCATCTTTTATACTACCGTTAAcatcaattattttagaattaattatatttgctgTTTCCGCGATTAGAAAATCATTATACTCAGAATTAATTAAGTCATTAGTCTGCACTACATGTATGTGTATCTGGTCCTAACGACCATCCTactgtacctactttattacaGTTATATTGCATGTTATCGGTTTATTCAATAGTCAAACCTCCAAAAACTGGCAACTGTACTGTATTACGAggtgttttttaaatatcaataatattttttttgtttttaattttactgtaattttTCAGATACTATTCCAGTTATTTCTTTAACAGATTTGAAAGATATCATAATGGATCCAGAAAATACCCCGGAAAGAgagttaaaaattagaaatttaaaaaataaaatcgataaatTAGTTGAAGAAGATTGCTGGGATTTGGACGATATATTTTTGGAACATGATTATGCAGACTCCACTATATTTTGACtgtgtagtttattttttagctggttatttatgtattttcattcttattgatattaatgtaatattataaaaaatcttcATCAATGAAATAGGTACATAGCAAAGCGATTAGTATCAAGAACAAAATGTCAAACGTGAATtgaaggtattaaaaatatgaattctgCAGTAGGTCCTGAAGCTGATTTGGTTCAAATGAAAAGTCGAGGATTTCTTACACATCCAGACCGCaatttatataagatataaaaaaaattagaaatatgtttttcaaaacaTGTAAATTCTAATGATGTTTTTGATGATACGtataatgacttttttttaaataattcaggtATCCATTTTCCATGTAAGACACACAAGACTAACATACTCACCAACATAttttcatactatataataatgagaatgagacaatatacattcatctcaaaccaaaaaaataaaaaaaaaataataaaacaaaaaaaaaactatcaaaattaGTTAGTACATAAATTTgtctttgtattataaaatcatcaattatcataaatattagtgtattgtatttaatgcaaataaataattatacatggattataatttatacttattatactatttattctgtatttctattatagttgaatactttttttttgtgtaaaataataagaaaaagacataatttaaaataaaactaatatccttagataataataacaattttcccTACATGTGGCGACACTGAAATTCAATTATCCCCCCATGGAGCGTTGAGAgtcaatttttttgaagtatCAGTTCTTGAGTCTCAATATTCGTCTTCGTTGtgcaacctgtatatcttaaatcgtgcgtTTTTACTAANNNNNNNNNNNNNNNNNNNNNNNNNNNNNNNNNNNNNNNNNNNNNNNNNNATATTGggtaaaatcgataaaataaataatataaattaaaaaatataggcaccataattttaattatacatcatGTTGTTGTTGAAGTgtactttttttacaattggGGAAAGTTTTTCGATTTATTACGTAgtctatattacaatttaaagctTCTAAAGTAGCCTGAAAAACATATACAGAATCTCGAATACTTAATTGACATCTATTTAACCCTCCAGCCAGTTTTGgtgttataaaattttttttttagttggtgGTTCTATTAACTGTAAAGAATTAGGTAATGCTGGTCTCAAATTCCGATATATCGCTACTCTCTAGACTATCAGTTTCTAAATTTTGCTCAAATGAATTATCAAGTTATGTCGAAGTTGAagcacaattttaaataaacatttctttTCTTTTCGTTTTATTCAACTTTTGTTGAATGTGAATATTTGTGATTATTTGCTTTTATAGCTcctttaatatatatacctccGAGACAACCAGGACTTCCAGGTAAACGCTGGTTTATTAGAAACTTTTTATcaacttcaattttaattaatttcatcgcATCAGAATGAGtaatatcaaataacaaatctaatttttagattctgagtggaacgatgaatgtattgattttacaatgctgtgtgttttttttttatttttattttttatttttttttgtgtcagtgTACACGATAAGCAGTCGAAATAacgcttcgattttcaacttcagtatcttgttcgattggaaaatgaatatcgttggtgcattggggaggtcaaaatttaaaattcccagtaattttcaaaagcgccaagaaaaaccaaagaaaaattaaggaaaaacgggaatttttacgcaaaatcgatttttcacaaaattgaatttggtttttggtgtaactttaaaaaaaatgaNNNNNNNNNNNNNNNNNNNNNNNNNNNNNNNNNNNNNNNNNNNNNNNNNNNNNNNNNNNNNNNNNNNNNNNNNNNNNNNNNNNNNNNNNNNNNNNNNNNNtattttgaattttgagttaaTTGATGCAATTTGGAAGTCCGGGCCGAAAGAAGAAAAAAGTTTGATATGATGTTTAGATTAGTTTAATGGAATGGTCAGGCGGCCTGGGGAAGGCGCATGGCATGCGGCACGTCTTCGACGTGCGTCCCCACCTCAGGTGGTACCAACACCATCCTTTAGTGAGGAGCGCGTCGGCAGGCGGCAGTTTGGCCCTGATTGGCGACGGTTGACGTGACTCTCCATCTTCGGCGTCCGTGGATACTGCTCGAGAGCGGAGCTTCGGTGGGGATGCCCGATTGCCGGGTGGACTGCGACGTTGCTCGGCGATCGAGAGCGTCAGGTCGCGTACCATCGAGACCAGATTTTCTACCCGAGCCTCGAGCTGAGCCTCGCGCGGCGGTAGCAGTGACGCGTGCCTTGATCGGACGGCCAACTCAGCCCTGACCGCCAAATCATCCAACGATTCGCGAGTGTGCAGTAGGGCGATCAGTAGCCAGGTGGGGAGGCGCCGCAACCAATGTTCCCTTAATAGGGCCTCGTCCGTTGTCGCCGGCATGGACAGCCGCAAGTCGTCCAGGAGTTCTGTAGGGGATCTTTCCCTCATCGCGGGAGGATCGGGTAGCAGGTTCTGCCACCAACCGCGTACCCCACGAGGTTGCATGCTCGACGTGCGTCGCTGGCACGTGGTTGTGTAGTATCAATGCGCGGCGAGAAGCGCGTGTACAAACTTACGAGGTCACCAATGTGGCGCTCGACGAAAGACTCGTGATACTGCGCGTCGAGGGCCAACGTAATAAATTAACACGACTTAGgtaaattgtttgttatttattttgtaagaatTATTGAACACAATATAGGCGAAGCCGGTCTCGCGTGAATCACGGAGGGTGAAAAGTGCGTGTTGCGGGTCGCGAGAACGAAATTACTACTGACTAGCGCCGACGGTTGGTTCCCGTTGCTAGGCCTCAAGACAGATGGTCGCGGCAGCAAAACGGAGGAACAGAAACACGTGCGCGCGTCGTCAGAACAGGGAGCGTTTTTTCGGGTGACACGGACGGGTTGTGTCAGGTGCGTGTACGCAAAAAGACTCGGCCGTGCCAGCCGCCCGACACTTCGAAGGCGCGAAACGCCGCGGAGGTGCCGAGCGGTGTTGCCAACGTTGGGACGCGAGACCGGAGGNNNNNNNNNNNNNNNNNNNNNNNNNNNNNNNNNNNNNNNNNNNNNNNNNNNNNNNNNNNNNNNNNNNNNNNNNNNNNNNNNNNNNNNNNNNNNNNNNNNNNNNNNNNNNNNNNNNNNNNNNNNNNNNNNNNNNNNNNNNNNNNNNNNNNNNNNNNNNNNNNNNNNNNNNNNNNNNNNNNNNNNNNNNNNNNNNNNNNNNNNNNNNNNNNNNNNNNNNNNNNNNNNNNNNNNNNNNNNNNNNNNNNNNNNNNNNNNNNNNNNNNNNNNNNNNNNNNNNNNNNNNNNNNNNNNNNNNNNNNNNNNNNNNNNNNNNNNNNNNNNNNNNNNNNNNNNNNNNNNNNNNNNNNNNNNNNNNNNNNNNNNNNNNNNNNNNNNNNNNNNNNNNNNNNNNNNNNNNNNNNNNNNNNNNNNNNNNNNNNNNNNNNNNNNNNNNNNNNNNNNNNNNNNNNNNNNNNNNNNNNNNNNNNNNNNNNNNNNNNNNNNNNNNNNNNNNNNNNNNNNNNNNNNNNNNNNNNNNNNNNNNNNNNNNNNNNNNNNNNNNNNNNNNNNNNNNNNNNNNNNNNNNNNNNNNNNNNNNNNNNNNNNNNNNNNNNNNNNNNNNNNNNNNNNNNNNNNNNNNNNNNNNNNNNNNNNNNNNNNNNNNNNNNNNNNNNNNNNNNNNNNNNNNNNNNNNNNNNNNNNNNNNNNNNNNNNNNNNNNNNNNNNNNNNNNNNNNNNNNNNNNNNNNNNNNNNNNNNNNNNNNNNNNNNNNNNNNNNNNNNNNNNNNNNNNNNNNNNNNNNNNNNNNNNNNNNNNNNNNNNNNNNNNNNNNNNNNNNNNNNNNNNNNNNNNNNNNNNNNNNNNNNNNNNNNNNNNNNNNNNNNNNNNNNNNNNNNNNNNNNNNNNNNNNNNNNNNNNNNNNNNNNNNNNNNNNNNNNNNNNNNNNNNNNNNNNNNNNNNNNNNNNNNNNNNNNNNNNNNNNNNNNNNNNNNNNNNNNNNNNNNNNNNNNNNNNNNNNNNNNNNNNNNNNNNNNNNNNNNNNNNNNNNNNNNNNNNNNNNNNNNNNNNNNNNNNNNNNNNNNNNNNNNNNNNNNNNNNNNNNNNNNNNNNNNNNNNNNNNNNNNNNNNNNNNNNNNNNNNNNNNNNNNNNNNNNNNNNNNNNNNNNNNN from the Acyrthosiphon pisum isolate AL4f chromosome X, pea_aphid_22Mar2018_4r6ur, whole genome shotgun sequence genome contains:
- the LOC103311353 gene encoding uncharacterized protein LOC103311353 — encoded protein: MQPRGVRGWWQNLLPDPPAMRERSPTELLDDLRLSMPATTDEALLREHWLRRLPTWLLIALLHTRESLDDLAVRAELAVRSRHASLLPPREAQLEARVENLVSMVRDLTLSIAEQRRSPPGNRASPPKLRSRAVSTDAEDGESRQPSPIRAKLPPADALLTKGWCWYHLRWGRTSKTCRMPCAFPRPPDHSIKLI